Proteins encoded within one genomic window of Bdellovibrio bacteriovorus:
- the aceA gene encoding isocitrate lyase — protein sequence MNVNDLQAELITPDAANFLISLHEKFDGLRRHMLMKRKTLVNEFCEGARPQFLEKTRSIRESDWKIAEAPKDLQDRRVEITGPAEPKMIINALNSGAQVFMADFEDSLSPTWFNLLNGQEALQKAVRRTLTHRNENGKEYKLNKNIATLVVRPRGLHLDEQHFMIRGEPISGALFDFGLYMFHNAKELIKRGTGPYFYLAKLENHEEATWWADVFKFTEEKLEIPSGTIRATVLIETITAAFEMDEILFALKDYAAGLNAGRWDYIFSLIKKFHACPEFVLSERARVTMTTPFMEAYCKLLVQTCHKRGAHAMGGMAAFIPNRQDPDLTKNAIHKVAEDKSREVRLGFDGTWVAHPDLVPVAFAEFTRVLADRPHQKHVSPRGPVFAEDLLKVPKDIHVSEEGVRTNISITLRYLDKWLSGIGAAALDNLMEDAATAEISRSQLWQWLHHHVVLTDGSPLTYGRYKLLLQEEIFNLESQDVPHLKKAVSLLNYMVLTEDFPNFLTTMAYEQLTKAESKEIEMVNGMEAHKKSVDAQWATDERWKGVKRNYGSAEVAKLRTSIPVQYTLAEMGAKKLWGLLKNSPYVNTFGAMTGGQAAQMVKAGLQAIYVSGWQVAADANLSGQTYPDQSLYPSNSVPNLVRRINNSFMRADQIANQTGKDMRGEDWYAPIVADAEAGFGGPLHAFELMKSMIEAGAAGVHFEDQLAAEKKCGHMAGKVLIPTSNFIRTLQAARLATDVLGVPTVIIARTDALSATLMTSDIDPADHPFLTGERTPEGYHVIRGGLEYAIARAIAYAPWADVLWFETSKPDMKEAETFAKEVHKKYPEKILAYNCSPSFNWKMHLSDGEIAEFQDHLGKLGYKFQFITLAGWHLVNYHTFDLAHRYSTDGMTAYVELQEQEFEAAEKGYTAVKHQAEVGTGYFDEVLQVITEGQGSTGALKGSTEEQFHQGSSNQPPPPPETVTQPLQH from the coding sequence ATGAACGTTAATGATCTTCAAGCCGAGTTAATCACCCCCGACGCCGCCAATTTTTTAATTTCTCTTCACGAAAAATTCGATGGCCTTCGTCGTCACATGCTGATGAAAAGAAAAACTTTGGTGAATGAATTCTGTGAAGGGGCTCGCCCTCAGTTCCTGGAAAAAACTCGCAGCATTCGTGAATCCGACTGGAAGATTGCAGAAGCTCCCAAAGATCTGCAGGATCGTAGGGTCGAGATCACAGGCCCCGCGGAACCTAAGATGATTATCAATGCGCTGAACTCCGGCGCCCAAGTTTTCATGGCGGACTTTGAAGACTCCCTCAGTCCAACATGGTTCAATCTTCTTAACGGACAAGAGGCTTTGCAAAAAGCCGTTCGTCGCACACTCACTCATCGCAACGAAAATGGCAAAGAATACAAGCTGAATAAAAATATCGCGACCCTTGTCGTACGCCCTCGTGGTCTTCACTTAGACGAGCAGCACTTTATGATTCGCGGAGAGCCTATCTCAGGGGCCCTTTTCGATTTCGGCCTTTACATGTTTCATAACGCCAAAGAACTGATTAAGCGCGGCACCGGGCCTTATTTCTATCTGGCTAAATTAGAAAATCATGAAGAAGCAACCTGGTGGGCTGATGTTTTCAAATTTACGGAAGAAAAATTAGAAATTCCCAGCGGGACCATTCGCGCGACGGTTTTAATTGAAACCATCACGGCCGCTTTTGAAATGGATGAAATTCTGTTTGCCCTTAAAGACTATGCGGCGGGCCTTAATGCCGGTCGCTGGGATTATATCTTCAGTCTTATTAAAAAGTTTCATGCTTGTCCTGAGTTCGTTCTTTCTGAACGCGCTCGTGTGACGATGACAACGCCCTTTATGGAAGCTTACTGCAAGCTCTTAGTGCAAACTTGTCACAAGCGTGGCGCTCACGCTATGGGCGGAATGGCTGCCTTTATTCCGAACCGTCAAGACCCCGATCTTACAAAAAATGCCATTCACAAAGTCGCGGAAGACAAATCCCGCGAAGTGCGTCTGGGATTTGATGGTACATGGGTGGCTCATCCTGATTTAGTTCCGGTGGCCTTTGCGGAATTCACTCGTGTGTTGGCCGATCGTCCTCACCAAAAACATGTTTCACCTCGCGGACCCGTTTTTGCGGAAGATCTTTTAAAAGTGCCTAAAGATATTCATGTCTCTGAAGAAGGCGTGCGCACAAATATCTCTATCACCCTTCGTTATCTGGATAAGTGGCTTTCCGGTATTGGCGCTGCCGCTTTAGACAACCTGATGGAAGACGCCGCCACCGCCGAGATTTCGCGCAGTCAATTATGGCAGTGGCTGCATCATCACGTTGTTTTAACGGATGGCTCCCCATTAACTTACGGTCGATACAAACTGCTTTTGCAGGAAGAAATTTTTAATTTGGAATCTCAGGACGTACCGCATTTGAAAAAGGCAGTTTCGCTTTTAAATTACATGGTTCTTACTGAGGACTTCCCAAATTTCCTAACCACGATGGCTTATGAACAACTAACTAAAGCGGAATCAAAGGAGATTGAAATGGTCAACGGCATGGAAGCTCATAAAAAGTCAGTGGATGCTCAATGGGCCACAGATGAAAGATGGAAGGGCGTGAAGCGCAACTACGGTTCAGCCGAAGTGGCAAAACTTCGCACGTCCATTCCTGTTCAATACACGCTCGCTGAAATGGGCGCAAAAAAACTGTGGGGCCTTTTAAAGAACTCCCCTTATGTAAATACTTTTGGCGCAATGACAGGCGGTCAAGCGGCGCAAATGGTGAAAGCCGGACTGCAAGCGATTTACGTCAGTGGTTGGCAGGTGGCAGCGGACGCAAATCTTTCTGGTCAAACTTATCCCGATCAAAGCCTTTATCCTTCTAACAGCGTTCCGAATCTTGTCAGACGCATTAACAACTCTTTCATGCGCGCGGACCAGATCGCGAATCAAACTGGGAAAGACATGCGCGGCGAAGACTGGTATGCACCCATCGTCGCCGATGCTGAAGCCGGCTTCGGGGGGCCGTTGCATGCCTTTGAATTGATGAAATCAATGATCGAGGCCGGAGCGGCCGGCGTGCACTTTGAAGATCAGTTAGCCGCTGAAAAAAAATGCGGACACATGGCGGGGAAAGTCCTTATTCCGACAAGTAATTTCATTCGTACTTTGCAAGCGGCTCGCTTGGCAACGGATGTTCTAGGTGTTCCAACAGTGATCATCGCAAGAACCGATGCCCTAAGCGCGACGTTGATGACTTCGGATATTGATCCTGCCGATCACCCATTCCTGACGGGCGAAAGAACTCCCGAAGGTTATCATGTAATTCGCGGGGGTCTAGAGTACGCCATCGCACGCGCGATCGCTTACGCTCCTTGGGCGGATGTGCTTTGGTTTGAAACATCCAAACCCGATATGAAAGAAGCTGAAACTTTTGCTAAAGAAGTTCATAAGAAGTACCCAGAAAAAATTCTGGCTTACAACTGCTCGCCTTCTTTCAATTGGAAAATGCACCTTAGTGATGGAGAGATTGCGGAATTCCAAGATCATCTTGGCAAACTTGGTTATAAGTTTCAGTTCATCACATTGGCAGGCTGGCATTTAGTGAACTATCACACTTTCGATCTGGCTCATCGCTACTCGACCGACGGCATGACAGCTTACGTGGAATTGCAAGAGCAAGAATTCGAAGCGGCGGAAAAAGGTTATACCGCAGTGAAACACCAAGCCGAAGTGGGAACAGGATACTTCGACGAAGTTCTTCAAGTGATCACCGAGGGCCAAGGTTCTACAGGTGCGTTGAAGGGCTCTACCGAAGAACAATTCCATCAAGGTTCTTCAAATCAACCACCGCCTCCACCAGAGACAGTGACTCAACCGCTGCAACACTAA